The DNA window GTCAATGGCAACTATTAAAACGAAACTTGAATCTGAGCGAGAAGATATTCTTGAGCGAATAGATATTATCAATCAGGTATTAAAGCGTACAGAATTTCGTTCAGGTACTCATTTGAGGCTGGGAAGTAAAAGGGAAAAATACCCACATGTTCAGGAATTTGATCGGCTTTTACTAAAAGTATTGAGTAAAGTGACAAGCGATGATCATGAAGAGCGGTTCCGTGAACTCTCTAATGTGGTTTTTATTCTTGATAAAGCCAGCGCTTCCGGGACATTCACCACATTGGAAAGCCTGCGATTGCTTGATCCTCGTTATCAGATAGCATTTTATGCCGAAGAGATTGATGCTACGACAGGTGAGGTTCGTGACGTACTGGAATCATCCAGTGGTAAATCGGGAGGAGAAAAAGAATCTTTTGCTGCCACGATTGTAGCTGCGAGTTTAGCGTATGTATTAACCCCGGATGGTTATGACAGGCCAGTTTATTGCACCGTTTTTTTGGATGAAGCTTTTTCAAATACTGCGGAGCCTGTGAGCCGGCGTGTACTTCGTGTATTCCGGGAACTCTATATTCACGTTAATTTGATTACCCCCTATAAAAACCTGAACTTAGCAAGAGAATCAGCACGTTCTTTACTAATTGCCGAACGCAATCAGGAAAATCATGACAGCCACCTTTGTGAAGTTACCTGGGAAGAAATTGATAGGATCATGGATGAGGAAAAAAGAAACAAACTAGAAGCTGAAATGCATGAATTTGGCATTAAGATTGAAAACTGACATGTAAAAATATGCAAAAAACACCACATACATATTCCTGGGGATTATTACCCACGCAGGTGAAAGAAATAGTCAGAAAAAGGGAATGGAATAACCTGTCTTCCTTAAAGGCACGTCTATTGGGAGCTAAACCATTTCCCATTCGTATTGGCTTAAAACCCCCCAGCGGTGCTTTTGCATTATCGGATTTGACACATTTTCAGCGAGTAGTCAGTGAATGGAAATCATTTCCCCACCAAGAAATGGTGTGGTGGTCGAGTAAAAAATTTCGTGAATTATCTGAGCAAGTTATTCCAATTTTGGTTGTGATTGAATCCATGCAACAGCTGATAAAGTTTTTAGGTAGGGACGCCATCCGCCGAAGTGTGATATGGGAAAGAAATATGAGACCCTTTCTACACATTGATGAAGTCCTTTATCCGGCATTAGTCAAAAATATCGATATCGTAGAAAAAATTACGTTGAAAGAAGCGGAGTTACTGGCGAAATTACTTCCACAATTAAAACAAGGGCTGGGGAAAGGGCAGTATCTACGGGCGCTGCCTATAATTGGTATTGATACCAAATTTTTGGAGAGTCATCTGCTCTTGTTGGAGGAACTTGTTGATACACTTCATGGCGGTGCAGTTTCTGAGGTTGGCGGGTTGGTGGATTGGCTGGGATGCCAGACAAATCCTAAAGGCTGGCTGACAATCAGGCCACTTTGTCCTCATGTTATTAATGCGCTGGGAGGGTTACCTATCCTCCAATTACCTTATGAATTACTGAAACAGTATGAATTACCGGCATCAAATATCCTGGTGGTGGAAAACCTGCAATCAGGTTTAGCATTGCCTGATATGCCGGATACGGTGGCCGTTATTGGGGGCGGGAAAAATATTGCCTGGATGGATGCCTTATGGTTGAAGAAAAAACATGTCGGATACTGGGGAGATATTGATACATGGGGGCTAACCACCTTAAGTGACGCCAGAGGAAAATGTACCAGATTAGAATCAATAATGATGGATATTAACACTGTTAAAATCCATGAAGATAGGATGGGGATTGAAGATACACCAACTCAAATTGTTCCTGACTTTCTTAGTGAAGGAGAAACTAATTTGTTTAATGGTCTGATTTCTGGTCACTTTCAATCTTCTCGTCTGGAACAAGAGCGTTTGTCATCGGATTACATTAAACATCAGCTTTCTGTTTGGTTAACAAAATAGAACCTGCCCAAAAGGGCAGGAGAAGTTCAGTATTTAATGCTAATGTACATTTCCCTGCTCAATACCAATTCCTGTCTGTGAACGCAGAAATTGCTTACGGAACATTTCTCTTTCCAGTTGACCTTGTTCTGATGTATCTGTGATGGAGAAAAGCCATGCACCGGCAAATGCTACAATCATAGAAAATAGGGCTGGATATTCATAAGGATAAATTGGTTTTTCATGGCCAAGAATACTAACCCAGATTGTTGGGCCAAGGATCATTAATACGACGGCTATCATTAATCCTAGCCATCCACCAACCAAAGCGCCACGTGTTGTCAGCCTGCTCCAGTACATCGACAATAAAATAATTGGGAAATTACAACTTGCTGCAATGGAGAAAGCCAGACCGACCATAAAAGCAATATTTTGTTTTTCGAACAAAATGCCTAATCCAATAGCGATAATTCCCAGGAAGACTACAGTCATTTTGGAGATTTTTAACTCATCCTGTTCATTGGCTTGCCCCCGTTTAATCACATTAGCATAGAGATCATGAGAAACTGCTGAGGCACCAGCCAATGTTAGCCCTGCTACAACAGCTAAAATCGTGGCAAAAGCGACAGCAGAAATAAAACCGAGGAAAAAATCACCGCCAACCGCATTTGCAAGATGGACTGCGGCCATATTAGTTCCACCAATTAATGTTCCGGTTGGATCTTTAAATGCAGCATTGGGGCTGACCAACAGTATTGCACCGAATCCAATGATAAAGGTTAGGATGTAGAAATAACCGATAAAACCGGTGGCATAGAAAACACTTTTGCGAGCTTCTTTAGCATCATTAACGGTAAAAAATCGCATGATGATATGCGGTAAGCCAGCAGTACCAAACATTAACGCTAGCCCTAAAGAGAGCGCAGATACAGGATCAGAAACTAATCCACCTGGACTCATAATATCCTGCCCGTGTGAATGTACGGCAATAGCTTCTTTAAACAAGGTATTAAAATTGAAATTCACGGTTTTCATAACCATCAAAGCCATAAATGTTGCTCCAGCCAACAATAAAATTGCTTTGATAATCTGAACCCACGTCGTTGCCAGCATGCCACCAAACAGTACATACAGAACCATTAGAATACCAACTAAAACAACAGCGATGTGGTAATTCAGCCCGAATAGTAGTTCGATGAGTTTTCCGGCTCCAACCATTTGTGCAATCAGATATAACGCAACAACAACCAGAGATCCCATTGCAGACAAAGTACGGATAGGACGCTGTTTTAGTCGATAAGAAGCGACATCAGCAAATGTGTAACGTCCCAGATTTCTCAACCGTTCAGCGATCAGGAACAAAATAATTGGCCAGCCAACAAGGAAGCCGATGGAATAAATCAGGCCATCATAACCGGAGGTATAAACCAATGCGGAAATCCCCAAAAAAGAGGCTGCTGACATATAGTCCCCGGCAATGGCCATACCATTTTGAAAACCCGTGATCCGCCCTCCGGCAGTATAGTAATCTGAACGAGAAATTGTTCGTTTTGATGCCCAATAAGTAATGTAAAGCGTGAACCCAACGAACAACAGAAACATGATAATGGCCTGAATATTCAAAGGTTGTTTTTCTACATTACCTGAAAGGGCGTCTGCCTGGGCTAAAATAGGATAGGGGGAAGAAAATAGCAGTATTATTGAAAGGAGAAGCTTTTTCATTTTCCCGCCTCCTTGAGAATAGCAGATGTCAGGCGATCAAATTCACCATTCGCTCTGACAACATAAATCCCTGTTAATATGAAAGAAATAAAAATAATACCGATACCAACAGGAATACCACGTGTTACGCTGGAGCCTTCATAGAGAGGTGTGCCAAGCCATTCGGGGGCAAAGGCAATGAGAAAAATAAAACCAACATAAAGCATTAACATAATGATGGACAACAACCAGGCAAAACGTCCGCGCTTCTCAACTAATTCCCTGAAGCGAGGATTATTCTCAACCTCTTGATAAATATCGGCATTCATCAGAGTTTCTCCTTTTAAAAGTTAAAGGACGTACCTTAAGCCACATTAAGGGTTATAAAATACGGAGCAGCCGTATTCGGAGGAATTCATGACTACTTATCACGTCCCTGAGCAGTTCTGCACTTTTGATAATACGTCACCAAGCCGCTCTACAGCGGCATGGATGTTTTTACTGCATATGCTAAGGCATAGACATGGACTGCTTTTCTTCCAGTAGTTTTTCGACAACGCCAGGATCGGCTAAAGTGGACGTATCTCCTAAGTTACTGGTATCACCGGAAGCGATTTTGCGCAAAATTCGTCGCATAATCTTTCCTGAACGCGTTTTGGGCAGAGAATCTGTCCAGTGAAGAATATCAGGGGTTGCAATTGGGCCGATTTCTTTGCGTACCCAATTTTTGACATCGCTATACAGCTCAGGAGAAGGTTCTTCACCGTGAATTAATGTGACATAAGCGTAAATAGCTTGTCCTTTGATATGGTGAGGGATCCCAACAACGGCTGCTTCAGCGATTTTAGGGTGAGCTACCAGAGCCGACTCAATCTCTGCAGTACCTAATCGATGGCCTGAAATATTCAGCACATCATCAACGCGGCCAGTAATCCAGTAATAGCCGTCTTCATCACGTCTGGCACCATCCCCACTGAAATATGCCCCTTTGAAAGTAGAAAAATATGTTTGCTCAAACCGATCATGATCGCCAAACAGCGTCCTGGCTTGTCCCGGCCATGAATCTGTAATAACAAGATTCCCCTCGCATTCACCACTCAGAATGTCACCTGAGTTATCTACTAATGCAGGGCTAATGCCGAAGAATGGCAGAGTAGCTGATCCTGCTTTGAGATCTGTTGCTCCAGGTAATGGTGTGATCATGAAGCCACCCGTTTCCGTTTGCCACCATGTATCGACAATAGGGCATTTACTGTTACCTATTTTTTTGTAATACCATTCCCAGGCTTCTGGGTTGATGGGTTCGCCTACAGATCCCATGATGCGCAATGATGTACGTTTGGTCCCTTCAATAGCTTTATCCCCTTCGGCCATTAATGCACGGATAACAGTTGGTGCGGTATAGAGGATATTCACCTGGTGTTTATCGACAACCTGGCTGAGGCGATTCACATCAGGATAGTTCGGTACACCTTCAAACATCACGGATGTTGCACCACAAGATAGCGGGCCATACAACAGATAACTGTGACCTGTTACCCAACCGATATCGGCTGTACACCAATAAACTTCACCAGGACGGTAATCAAACGTATATTTGAACGTCAGAGACGCGTAGACCAGATAACCGCCGGTGGTATGCAGAACACCTTTGGGTTTACCTGTAGAGCCGGAAGTATAAAGAATAAATAGCGGATCTTCTGCATTCATCTCTTCGGCCGGACAGTCTGCATTCATCCCGTCAGTTAATTCATGCCACCATAAATCACGTTCGGTCTGCCAGCTTGTTGCATTATCTGTACGTTTGAAAACAACAACATTGGTAACACTGGTCACGGCTGGATTGTTCAGTGCTTCATCAACATTTTTTTTCAGTGGAACAGTTCGCCCGGCT is part of the Xenorhabdus cabanillasii genome and encodes:
- a CDS encoding DUF485 domain-containing protein translates to MNADIYQEVENNPRFRELVEKRGRFAWLLSIIMLMLYVGFIFLIAFAPEWLGTPLYEGSSVTRGIPVGIGIIFISFILTGIYVVRANGEFDRLTSAILKEAGK
- a CDS encoding DUF3322 domain-containing protein, which codes for MQKTPHTYSWGLLPTQVKEIVRKREWNNLSSLKARLLGAKPFPIRIGLKPPSGAFALSDLTHFQRVVSEWKSFPHQEMVWWSSKKFRELSEQVIPILVVIESMQQLIKFLGRDAIRRSVIWERNMRPFLHIDEVLYPALVKNIDIVEKITLKEAELLAKLLPQLKQGLGKGQYLRALPIIGIDTKFLESHLLLLEELVDTLHGGAVSEVGGLVDWLGCQTNPKGWLTIRPLCPHVINALGGLPILQLPYELLKQYELPASNILVVENLQSGLALPDMPDTVAVIGGGKNIAWMDALWLKKKHVGYWGDIDTWGLTTLSDARGKCTRLESIMMDINTVKIHEDRMGIEDTPTQIVPDFLSEGETNLFNGLISGHFQSSRLEQERLSSDYIKHQLSVWLTK
- the actP gene encoding cation/acetate symporter ActP gives rise to the protein MKKLLLSIILLFSSPYPILAQADALSGNVEKQPLNIQAIIMFLLFVGFTLYITYWASKRTISRSDYYTAGGRITGFQNGMAIAGDYMSAASFLGISALVYTSGYDGLIYSIGFLVGWPIILFLIAERLRNLGRYTFADVASYRLKQRPIRTLSAMGSLVVVALYLIAQMVGAGKLIELLFGLNYHIAVVLVGILMVLYVLFGGMLATTWVQIIKAILLLAGATFMALMVMKTVNFNFNTLFKEAIAVHSHGQDIMSPGGLVSDPVSALSLGLALMFGTAGLPHIIMRFFTVNDAKEARKSVFYATGFIGYFYILTFIIGFGAILLVSPNAAFKDPTGTLIGGTNMAAVHLANAVGGDFFLGFISAVAFATILAVVAGLTLAGASAVSHDLYANVIKRGQANEQDELKISKMTVVFLGIIAIGLGILFEKQNIAFMVGLAFSIAASCNFPIILLSMYWSRLTTRGALVGGWLGLMIAVVLMILGPTIWVSILGHEKPIYPYEYPALFSMIVAFAGAWLFSITDTSEQGQLEREMFRKQFLRSQTGIGIEQGNVH
- the acs gene encoding acetate--CoA ligase; translation: MTQIIKHPIPADIAETALINKQQYMQDYQWSLQDPEGFWSEKGKILDWIRPYTKVKNSSFDPGHISIRWFEDGTLNLSANCLDRHLQERGDQTAIIWEGDNPAESRHVTYQELYHDVCQFANALKKLGIKKGDVVAIYMPMVPEAAVAMLACARIGAIHSVIFGGFSPDAISGRVVDSNARLIITANEGIRAGRTVPLKKNVDEALNNPAVTSVTNVVVFKRTDNATSWQTERDLWWHELTDGMNADCPAEEMNAEDPLFILYTSGSTGKPKGVLHTTGGYLVYASLTFKYTFDYRPGEVYWCTADIGWVTGHSYLLYGPLSCGATSVMFEGVPNYPDVNRLSQVVDKHQVNILYTAPTVIRALMAEGDKAIEGTKRTSLRIMGSVGEPINPEAWEWYYKKIGNSKCPIVDTWWQTETGGFMITPLPGATDLKAGSATLPFFGISPALVDNSGDILSGECEGNLVITDSWPGQARTLFGDHDRFEQTYFSTFKGAYFSGDGARRDEDGYYWITGRVDDVLNISGHRLGTAEIESALVAHPKIAEAAVVGIPHHIKGQAIYAYVTLIHGEEPSPELYSDVKNWVRKEIGPIATPDILHWTDSLPKTRSGKIMRRILRKIASGDTSNLGDTSTLADPGVVEKLLEEKQSMSMP